In the genome of Polaribacter sp. MED152, one region contains:
- a CDS encoding aldehyde dehydrogenase, whose protein sequence is MQIQNYINGEFVNPISDSWLDNYNPANGEVYGKIPNSDIADVEKAIEAAELAFKKWSKTTLEERGQILLKISELILANLQSLAEAESKDNGKPVSLAKEVDIPRAASNFKYFANSITQFSSEAHESIGHNAVNFTLREPLGVVGCISPWNLPLYLFTWKIAPAIATGNCVIAKPSEVTPATAFLLAGICKEAGLPKGVLNIIHGLGSTTGQAIVAHQKIKAISFTGGTKTGAHIARVAAPMFKKLSLELGGKNPNVIFADCDYDKMLATTVRSSFANQGQICLCGSRIFVEHKIYEQFKTDFIQKVSELKVGHPSKEETQIGALVSQQHLEKVKSYIDIAEKEGGKILYGGNKVEVANFENGYYLQPTIIEVNSNLCKLNQEEIFGPVVTIMPFKTDKQAIELANDTKYGLSATLWTNNLNRTMQFSKQLKTGIVWVNTWMLRDLRTPFGGQKESGVGREGGFEALRFFTEQKNVCIKYD, encoded by the coding sequence ATGCAAATACAGAACTACATCAATGGCGAATTTGTAAATCCAATTTCAGATAGTTGGTTAGATAACTATAACCCAGCAAATGGTGAGGTTTATGGGAAAATTCCAAACTCGGATATCGCTGATGTAGAAAAAGCAATTGAAGCAGCTGAGCTCGCTTTTAAGAAATGGTCTAAAACTACCTTAGAAGAAAGAGGTCAGATATTATTAAAAATCTCAGAACTTATTTTAGCTAATCTGCAATCATTGGCAGAAGCAGAATCTAAAGATAATGGTAAGCCAGTTTCTTTGGCCAAAGAAGTAGATATACCAAGAGCTGCAAGTAATTTTAAATATTTTGCAAATTCCATTACTCAATTTTCATCAGAAGCTCACGAAAGTATAGGTCATAATGCAGTAAATTTTACGCTTAGAGAACCTTTAGGAGTGGTAGGTTGTATTTCTCCTTGGAATTTACCTCTCTATCTTTTTACATGGAAAATAGCACCAGCAATTGCAACAGGTAATTGTGTAATTGCAAAACCAAGTGAGGTTACTCCTGCAACAGCTTTTTTATTGGCAGGAATTTGCAAGGAAGCAGGTTTGCCAAAAGGAGTTTTAAATATCATTCATGGTTTAGGTTCTACCACAGGTCAAGCAATTGTTGCTCACCAAAAAATAAAGGCCATTTCATTTACAGGTGGCACCAAAACAGGAGCACATATTGCTAGAGTTGCTGCACCAATGTTTAAAAAATTATCTTTAGAATTGGGTGGTAAGAATCCTAATGTCATTTTTGCAGATTGCGACTATGATAAAATGTTAGCAACTACAGTTCGTTCTTCATTTGCAAATCAAGGTCAAATATGTTTGTGTGGCAGTCGAATATTTGTGGAGCATAAAATTTACGAACAGTTTAAAACAGATTTTATTCAGAAAGTATCAGAATTAAAAGTCGGTCATCCCTCTAAAGAAGAAACACAAATAGGTGCCTTAGTATCGCAACAACATTTAGAAAAAGTAAAATCTTATATTGATATTGCTGAAAAAGAAGGGGGTAAAATACTTTATGGAGGAAATAAGGTTGAGGTTGCTAATTTCGAAAACGGATACTATTTACAACCAACCATTATTGAGGTTAATAGTAACCTATGCAAATTAAATCAAGAAGAAATATTTGGGCCAGTTGTAACAATTATGCCTTTTAAAACTGATAAACAAGCTATAGAGCTAGCAAATGATACAAAATATGGATTATCAGCTACCTTATGGACGAACAATTTAAACAGAACCATGCAATTTTCGAAACAATTAAAAACAGGAATTGTTTGGGTTAATACATGGATGTTACGTGATTTAAGAACGCCTTTTGGTGGTCAAAAAGAAAGTGGAGTAGGCAGAGAAGGAGGTTTTGAAGCACTTCGATTTTTTACAGAACAAAAAAACGTTTGTATTAAATATGACTAG
- a CDS encoding SDR family oxidoreductase → MNLELKNKNALVCGSTQGIGKATAIILAEEGSNVTLLARNEEKLKKVLEALPNNNQQHNYLVADFSNPEELKSVLEQNSTEYHILINNTGGPRSGAILEATLEQFQNAFSQHLLCNHILVQHLVPFMKKEAFGRIINVISTSVKEPIPGLGVSNTIRNAVGNWAKTLSEEIGSFGITVNNVLPGFTETERLNEIIKIKAQKADTSIENMTAIMKNYTPAKRFAIPEETASAIAFLASNKASYINGINLPVDGGRTKSL, encoded by the coding sequence ATGAATTTAGAATTAAAAAATAAGAATGCTTTGGTTTGTGGTAGCACACAAGGTATAGGTAAAGCAACAGCAATTATTTTAGCTGAAGAAGGTTCAAATGTTACATTGTTAGCCAGAAATGAAGAAAAGCTAAAAAAGGTGTTAGAGGCATTGCCAAATAATAATCAGCAACATAATTATTTAGTGGCAGATTTTTCTAATCCAGAAGAGTTAAAATCTGTATTAGAACAAAACTCTACAGAATACCACATTTTAATTAACAACACTGGTGGTCCTAGAAGTGGTGCTATTTTAGAGGCGACTTTAGAACAATTTCAAAATGCATTTTCGCAACATTTGTTATGTAATCATATACTTGTACAGCACCTTGTACCTTTTATGAAAAAAGAAGCATTTGGTAGAATTATTAATGTAATATCTACCTCTGTTAAAGAGCCAATTCCAGGTTTAGGGGTATCTAACACCATTAGAAATGCAGTAGGCAATTGGGCAAAAACCTTATCAGAAGAAATTGGTAGCTTTGGTATTACAGTAAATAACGTTTTACCTGGTTTTACAGAAACAGAACGTTTAAATGAAATTATTAAAATTAAAGCACAAAAGGCAGATACCAGTATAGAAAATATGACAGCAATCATGAAAAATTATACGCCAGCAAAGCGTTTTGCGATACCAGAGGAAACAGCATCAGCAATTGCATTTTTAGCAAGTAACAAGGCAAGTTATATTAATGGTATTAATTTGCCAGTAGATGGAGGCAGAACAAAAAGTCTTTAA
- a CDS encoding 3-hydroxyanthranilate 3,4-dioxygenase, with protein MNLVQPLNFKKWIDEHRHLLKPPVGNKQVWDNGEYIVMVVGGPNNRKDYHYNETPEFFYQLEGDMVLKIIDDKGKQIDVEINEGDIYLLPGKVPHSPQRKASTVGLVIEYPRSEGMLDALEWYCENCENQLYREEFPLDNIETDMPIIFDKFYSDKEKCTCNNCGTVMQPPNKIK; from the coding sequence ATGAATTTAGTACAACCTTTAAACTTTAAAAAATGGATAGACGAACATCGTCATTTATTAAAACCACCAGTTGGTAATAAACAAGTTTGGGATAATGGAGAGTATATTGTTATGGTTGTAGGTGGCCCAAATAACCGAAAAGACTATCATTATAATGAAACTCCAGAGTTTTTCTATCAATTAGAAGGTGATATGGTTTTAAAAATTATAGATGATAAAGGCAAACAAATTGATGTTGAAATAAATGAAGGAGATATTTATTTGTTACCTGGTAAAGTACCACATTCACCACAAAGAAAGGCCAGTACAGTTGGTTTGGTAATAGAATATCCTCGTTCAGAAGGCATGTTAGATGCATTAGAATGGTATTGTGAAAACTGCGAAAATCAATTGTATAGAGAAGAGTTTCCTCTAGACAATATAGAAACAGATATGCCAATTATTTTTGATAAGTTTTATTCTGATAAAGAAAAATGTACTTGTAATAATTGTGGTACTGTAATGCAGCCACCCAACAAAATAAAGTAA
- a CDS encoding metallophosphoesterase encodes MNRKTFLKKSLYSAVGLGLATGLYSWQIEPFWLEFVKVKMPIRNLPDNLVGKTLMQISDIHVGNKFDYNYLIESFKKAKEFNPDFVMYTGDFVDYENEEQFAKLETVLKHTVTGTLGTVGVLGNHDYGKDWVEPEVANKIVSILEANNITILRNQETQLNGLNIIGIDDYWGLNFDPKKATQNFKKEQPYIALCHNPDVCDLDVWNNYDSWILSGHTHGGQVKPPFLKPPILPVKNKRYTSGKIALDNNRTLYINRALGCLWQVRFNVRPEITIFTLEKA; translated from the coding sequence ATGAATAGAAAAACTTTTTTAAAGAAAAGTTTGTACTCTGCAGTGGGTTTAGGCTTAGCTACAGGTCTTTATTCATGGCAAATTGAGCCTTTTTGGTTAGAGTTTGTTAAGGTTAAAATGCCAATTAGAAATTTGCCAGACAATTTGGTTGGTAAAACTTTAATGCAAATTAGCGATATTCATGTAGGTAATAAATTCGATTACAATTATTTAATTGAATCCTTTAAAAAAGCCAAAGAATTCAACCCAGATTTTGTAATGTATACAGGAGATTTTGTAGATTATGAAAACGAAGAACAATTTGCAAAATTAGAAACGGTTTTAAAACATACAGTAACTGGCACATTAGGTACTGTTGGTGTTTTAGGGAATCATGATTATGGTAAAGATTGGGTAGAACCAGAAGTGGCAAATAAAATTGTTTCAATATTAGAGGCAAATAATATTACTATTCTTAGAAATCAAGAAACACAACTGAATGGATTAAATATTATTGGTATTGATGATTATTGGGGTTTGAATTTTGACCCTAAAAAAGCCACACAAAATTTTAAAAAAGAACAGCCTTACATTGCTTTATGTCATAATCCTGATGTTTGCGACTTAGATGTTTGGAACAATTACGATAGTTGGATTTTAAGTGGACATACACATGGAGGTCAAGTAAAACCACCATTTTTAAAACCACCAATTTTACCCGTAAAAAACAAAAGATATACATCAGGTAAAATAGCCCTAGACAATAATAGAACTTTATATATCAATAGAGCTTTAGGTTGTTTATGGCAAGTTCGATTTAATGTTCGCCCAGAAATCACCATATTTACCTTAGAAAAAGCATAA
- a CDS encoding amidohydrolase family protein, protein MPNRKLRINGHSHLLPYPEEIPQFMKDKEIFWVDDERKHMLQKGWKRPVTHSSFFLDEKLLWMEKNKIDHAVVLNLSQLYGNGLRLEEMKKALRFQNDFNAKVQKNHPDKFTCGFVVHPGFIYGALYEMERCIEELDLKVLCLPTHFMDSIGQWRCVFDEENERIFELADKYKLAIEIHPYDGDKMIKLENTNWRFHLIWMLAQCGDAYHFYTLNGMQERFPNIRTCFAHGGQLAQMNLGRRIQGFDGRPDLFEGKHHPRKAVGHKNIFFDTLVHDTDSLKLMFQRQGTSQVLMGLDDPYPLGEMESDKQSSYPGKILDLAIEKDLISEQEKNEIWEDNVLQWIFGDDDAAKQKLINKIIN, encoded by the coding sequence ATGCCAAACAGAAAACTAAGAATTAACGGCCATTCGCACTTATTACCTTATCCAGAAGAAATTCCGCAATTTATGAAGGATAAAGAAATTTTTTGGGTAGATGATGAGCGTAAACATATGTTGCAAAAAGGTTGGAAAAGACCTGTAACACACTCTAGTTTCTTTCTTGATGAAAAATTACTTTGGATGGAGAAAAACAAGATAGATCATGCAGTTGTTTTAAATCTTTCTCAATTGTATGGAAATGGTTTGCGTTTAGAGGAAATGAAGAAAGCTTTACGTTTTCAGAATGATTTTAACGCAAAGGTTCAGAAAAATCATCCAGATAAATTTACTTGCGGTTTTGTGGTGCATCCTGGTTTTATTTATGGAGCACTCTACGAAATGGAAAGATGTATTGAAGAATTAGATTTAAAAGTGTTGTGTTTGCCTACCCATTTTATGGATTCTATTGGACAATGGAGATGCGTGTTCGACGAAGAAAATGAACGAATTTTTGAACTAGCAGATAAATACAAATTGGCCATAGAAATTCATCCTTATGATGGAGATAAAATGATAAAACTAGAAAATACCAATTGGCGTTTTCACTTAATTTGGATGTTAGCTCAGTGTGGAGATGCGTATCATTTTTATACATTGAATGGTATGCAAGAGCGTTTTCCAAATATTAGAACGTGTTTTGCACATGGAGGTCAATTGGCTCAAATGAATCTAGGAAGAAGAATACAGGGTTTTGATGGTAGGCCAGATTTGTTTGAAGGTAAACATCACCCAAGAAAAGCGGTAGGTCATAAAAACATCTTTTTTGATACGCTTGTGCATGATACAGACTCTTTAAAATTAATGTTTCAAAGACAAGGAACGAGTCAGGTATTAATGGGCTTAGATGATCCTTATCCTTTAGGAGAAATGGAAAGTGATAAGCAATCTTCTTATCCTGGTAAAATTTTAGATTTGGCTATAGAGAAAGATTTAATTTCTG